A region from the uncultured Draconibacterium sp. genome encodes:
- a CDS encoding T9SS type A sorting domain-containing protein, whose protein sequence is MRYVIKYFILSLIILLSCISSLAQNLTIESVNEFENPQHQDRLGDFAYADTLFVKGTYSNATATKISISLLTFKKSPWTKTDSHAFDLPAPLNGTIDTFLVVPQDYTLLIPDGEEANTQMLQIRGEFLDGHEFSNLYLNIIKENPEHVRTIDFDEAYGIRSGQSLVAKINEALASLNAGDTLLFNRQEYDFEGNSLILSKGICLSGALPDVAATDSIGAYKVTTTFKNMKNFHVRTSNINLTNMRFIPVDSIGYVFTRFSNSTAGQFYTGILINNVIFENGNLQCYGENGAGITFRNVSFLNFAHGGYNCNRKEPIDGLPQSIVKRCKFVPNWDEVFYNTRGVSMDAGNDNHPVVWDMNGMHIDSCLFDGTGCGWSKGKNAKVTNCHFIGYRGDVDMIHMEEYTNNILVENNLFEYSKPSRTFYQDRSLQPCSDITIINNTFKGKYKWIFWGESPQNLRFEGNDMTEASANNPDDYTFDFTAHQTGAYESAPFDLPIGGLVIRNNPGIEKESMGVMRLHELANETGNIIEAYPVTKIQKNVVQQRPFSLIDTSAVYRIINNNSVEAMLAAEGTINVQLSSAAVSDSADLWKVNFVYPYNYTFLNLKTKQYMEIFKIYTLGDYGDEDLPIYYVEQKSNWADKTALPHWFLSTVDGSDSGLFQIYPGTNEKKSRVIKNGHDVVLGLAQTVGVKGFEPPSEASTWRFEPVSPVGISEPQYLPELKCYPNPAQEFLQLSFSSAIKNDTTIEFYSLNGICLKSLILDSGTVDETIHLNGFLPGVYLLRASSENRSSTLKLLVKR, encoded by the coding sequence ATGAGATATGTTATTAAGTATTTTATACTCAGCTTAATTATTCTGCTTTCATGTATAAGTTCACTGGCACAAAACCTGACAATTGAAAGTGTTAATGAATTTGAAAATCCACAGCATCAGGATCGTTTAGGAGATTTTGCCTATGCAGATACCTTGTTTGTAAAAGGCACCTACAGCAATGCAACAGCAACAAAAATAAGTATTAGTTTGCTCACCTTTAAAAAGAGCCCGTGGACAAAAACCGATTCGCATGCTTTCGACTTACCCGCACCACTTAACGGAACAATTGATACTTTTTTAGTTGTACCGCAAGATTATACATTGCTGATTCCGGATGGCGAAGAGGCCAATACACAAATGCTCCAGATTCGCGGAGAATTTTTGGATGGCCATGAGTTTTCAAATCTCTATCTGAACATTATTAAGGAAAATCCTGAGCATGTTCGAACTATTGATTTTGATGAAGCATATGGTATCCGGAGCGGTCAAAGTTTGGTAGCAAAAATAAACGAAGCCCTTGCCAGTTTAAACGCAGGCGATACGCTTCTTTTTAACCGCCAGGAATACGATTTTGAAGGTAATTCGCTTATTCTTAGCAAAGGAATTTGTTTGAGTGGTGCCTTACCCGATGTTGCTGCCACCGATTCAATTGGAGCATACAAGGTTACTACCACCTTTAAAAACATGAAGAATTTCCATGTTCGTACAAGTAACATTAATCTTACCAACATGCGTTTTATACCCGTGGATTCTATCGGCTATGTGTTTACGCGCTTCTCAAACAGCACGGCAGGTCAGTTTTATACAGGCATTTTAATAAACAATGTAATTTTCGAAAACGGTAACCTGCAATGCTATGGCGAGAATGGGGCCGGGATAACATTCCGAAATGTATCTTTCCTGAATTTTGCCCACGGTGGATACAATTGCAACCGAAAAGAGCCCATTGATGGGTTGCCTCAGTCCATTGTAAAACGATGCAAATTTGTTCCCAATTGGGACGAGGTATTTTACAATACGCGCGGTGTTTCAATGGATGCCGGTAACGATAATCATCCTGTTGTTTGGGATATGAATGGTATGCACATCGACAGTTGTTTGTTTGACGGAACCGGCTGTGGCTGGTCGAAGGGAAAAAACGCCAAAGTTACCAATTGCCATTTTATTGGCTACCGCGGCGATGTGGATATGATTCATATGGAAGAGTACACCAACAATATTTTGGTAGAAAATAACCTGTTTGAATACAGCAAACCATCGCGCACCTTTTACCAGGACCGTTCGTTGCAGCCTTGCAGCGATATTACTATTATCAACAACACATTTAAAGGAAAATACAAATGGATTTTTTGGGGCGAATCGCCACAAAACCTGCGTTTTGAGGGGAATGACATGACCGAGGCCAGTGCCAACAACCCTGATGACTATACCTTTGATTTTACAGCACATCAAACAGGGGCATACGAAAGTGCTCCATTCGATTTACCTATCGGGGGTTTAGTAATCCGTAACAATCCGGGTATTGAAAAAGAGAGCATGGGTGTGATGCGTTTGCACGAGCTGGCTAATGAAACAGGAAATATTATTGAAGCATATCCCGTAACTAAAATTCAGAAAAATGTGGTGCAGCAACGTCCGTTTTCGCTGATAGATACATCAGCTGTTTATCGAATTATAAACAACAATAGCGTGGAGGCTATGCTTGCCGCAGAAGGCACCATCAATGTACAGCTTTCTTCAGCCGCTGTTAGCGACAGTGCCGATTTGTGGAAGGTAAATTTTGTGTACCCATACAATTACACTTTCCTGAATTTGAAGACGAAACAGTACATGGAAATTTTCAAAATATACACACTTGGCGATTACGGAGATGAAGATTTACCCATTTATTATGTGGAACAAAAAAGTAATTGGGCCGATAAAACAGCTTTACCACATTGGTTTTTAAGCACGGTAGACGGAAGTGATTCCGGTCTGTTTCAAATCTATCCGGGCACCAACGAAAAGAAATCGCGCGTTATAAAAAATGGCCATGACGTAGTTTTGGGACTTGCGCAAACGGTTGGTGTTAAAGGTTTTGAACCACCCAGCGAAGCCAGCACCTGGCGTTTCGAACCGGTTTCTCCGGTAGGTATAAGCGAGCCTCAATATTTACCGGAACTGAAATGCTATCCTAATCCTGCACAGGAGTTTTTACAGCTTTCTTTTAGCTCAGCCATAAAAAACGATACAACAATTGAATTCTACAGCTTAAACGGAATATGCCTGAAAAGCTTAATTCTCGATTCAGGCACGGTAGACGAAACCATCCATTTAAACGGCTTTTTACCGGGAGTTTACCTCTTGAGGGCCAGTTCTGAAAATCGTTCCTCAACCTTAAAATTATTAGTAAAAAGGTAA
- a CDS encoding glycoside hydrolase family 2 TIM barrel-domain containing protein — protein sequence MNKKSRNLILIAVLLFLCYLGIAQTPNKVFTKKIYLSGTGKDDMVEWDFYCTDGRNSGEWTKIGVPSCWELQGFGNYNYGQDLPMEDRASEQGLYKHKFVVPEEWKNKEVKIVFEGVMTDAEVKINGKPAGDVHQGAFYEFKYSISDLLAYGKENVLEVKVSKVSANESINWAERKADFWVFGGIFRPVYLQVLPKEHIARVAIDAKADGQISADIFIDVPKAETVTATLNTLDGNQQAELPLLELKKTEGKWTLRTKAENIKSWNPESPNLYELVFSLKDKKGAILHQHAQRIGFRTVEVREADGIYVNGQRIKFKGVNRHSFYPSSGRTTSKALSIEHVQMMKDMNMNAVRMSHYPPDVHFLDVCDSLGLFVIDEVCTWHSPTLDTEVGRKIVKETVVRDVNHPSILLWANGNETGWNTELDDDYAIWDIQQREVIHPWNIFRKTNTLHYFNYHAFANDGPFNDKIFFPTEFLHGLYDGGHGAGLDDYWQQMWNMPTSAGGFLWDFADEAVLRTDKDGVLDTDGNHAADGIVGPYGEKEASYFTIKEVWSPIYIENRFIRNDFNGIFRIENRYHFTNLSACKMIARWVKFKGPESNGQPEIIAESHIELPDLEPETKGKFNVGLPENWKSADVLYLTGINPQGNEVFTWSYPVQTPKAVNSKLIHLAGNNEIKTLESGDNLVITVNGFEYTFSKKNNILQQVKKDARVIPLANGPMILNHKDKVDTLYVNELTDRTEVVLVYKEADKSPAWASHKELSADVIKWTVYPNGTLNLYVEIKGKRIVDGYKGITFTYPEEEVAGKKWLGDGPYRVWRNRMKGTKFRVWENDYNNTVTGESGFVYPEFKGFFSRLYWAKIKGKNNNGFTVYCNSSNVFLRMLTPQAWTDPKRATPVMDFPEGNISFVFNIPGIGTKFQTAETSGPQGHAENYFGNYDDPLVIDLTFEF from the coding sequence ATGAACAAAAAAAGCCGAAATCTTATACTCATTGCAGTACTTCTTTTCTTGTGTTATTTGGGCATTGCACAAACACCTAATAAGGTATTTACCAAAAAAATATACCTGTCGGGAACCGGGAAAGACGATATGGTAGAGTGGGACTTTTATTGTACTGATGGCCGAAATAGTGGCGAGTGGACAAAAATAGGAGTACCCTCGTGTTGGGAATTGCAAGGATTTGGAAACTATAATTACGGGCAGGATTTACCCATGGAAGACCGTGCAAGCGAACAGGGTTTGTACAAACATAAATTTGTAGTTCCGGAAGAGTGGAAAAACAAAGAGGTAAAAATTGTTTTTGAAGGCGTAATGACTGATGCTGAGGTGAAAATAAATGGTAAACCTGCCGGCGATGTACACCAGGGGGCATTTTATGAGTTTAAGTATTCCATCTCGGACTTACTGGCCTACGGAAAAGAGAATGTGTTGGAGGTAAAGGTAAGTAAGGTATCGGCAAACGAATCGATAAACTGGGCAGAACGAAAGGCAGACTTTTGGGTTTTTGGAGGCATTTTCAGACCCGTGTATTTACAGGTATTGCCAAAAGAACATATTGCGCGGGTGGCAATTGATGCCAAAGCCGATGGACAAATATCTGCCGATATTTTTATTGATGTCCCTAAAGCCGAAACAGTCACGGCAACATTAAACACCTTGGATGGTAATCAGCAGGCAGAACTGCCTCTTTTGGAACTGAAAAAAACTGAAGGAAAATGGACGCTTCGCACAAAGGCAGAAAACATAAAAAGCTGGAATCCTGAAAGTCCGAATTTATACGAATTGGTTTTTTCGCTGAAGGATAAAAAAGGAGCGATTTTGCATCAACACGCACAACGAATTGGTTTTCGGACTGTAGAAGTGAGAGAGGCCGATGGAATTTATGTGAACGGACAACGTATTAAATTTAAAGGCGTAAATCGTCATTCGTTCTACCCCTCCTCCGGAAGAACAACTTCAAAAGCTTTGAGTATTGAGCATGTACAAATGATGAAAGACATGAATATGAATGCTGTTCGTATGTCGCATTACCCACCGGATGTGCATTTTCTTGATGTTTGCGATTCGCTGGGCTTGTTTGTTATTGATGAGGTTTGTACCTGGCACAGCCCAACTTTAGATACCGAAGTGGGCAGAAAGATTGTGAAAGAAACCGTGGTGCGCGATGTAAACCATCCTTCCATTTTACTTTGGGCAAATGGCAACGAAACCGGATGGAATACTGAGTTGGATGACGATTATGCGATTTGGGATATTCAACAACGTGAAGTCATTCATCCCTGGAATATTTTCAGAAAAACAAACACCTTGCATTATTTTAATTACCATGCTTTTGCAAACGATGGCCCTTTTAATGATAAAATATTTTTTCCAACCGAGTTTTTGCACGGTTTGTATGATGGGGGCCACGGTGCAGGCCTGGATGATTATTGGCAACAAATGTGGAATATGCCTACAAGTGCCGGTGGCTTTTTGTGGGACTTTGCCGATGAAGCGGTGCTTAGAACCGATAAAGATGGCGTGTTGGATACGGATGGGAACCACGCTGCTGATGGAATTGTTGGGCCTTACGGTGAAAAAGAAGCAAGCTATTTTACCATAAAAGAAGTGTGGTCGCCAATTTACATTGAAAACCGTTTTATCCGAAACGATTTTAATGGTATTTTCAGAATTGAGAACCGCTACCATTTTACGAACCTTTCGGCCTGCAAGATGATAGCCAGGTGGGTGAAGTTTAAGGGACCGGAAAGTAATGGGCAACCGGAGATTATTGCAGAAAGCCATATTGAACTGCCGGACCTGGAACCCGAAACGAAAGGGAAATTCAACGTTGGCCTGCCGGAAAACTGGAAATCAGCTGATGTACTTTATTTAACAGGAATTAACCCACAGGGAAATGAGGTGTTTACCTGGTCGTATCCTGTTCAAACGCCCAAAGCTGTTAATTCCAAATTAATACACCTCGCAGGAAATAACGAAATTAAAACTCTTGAAAGTGGTGATAATCTTGTAATTACGGTAAATGGTTTTGAGTATACATTTTCAAAAAAAAACAACATTCTGCAGCAGGTGAAAAAGGATGCGAGAGTCATTCCGCTCGCAAATGGTCCCATGATATTAAATCACAAGGATAAGGTAGACACCCTGTACGTTAATGAGCTGACAGACAGAACGGAAGTTGTTTTGGTTTATAAAGAAGCAGACAAATCTCCGGCCTGGGCTTCGCATAAAGAATTGAGTGCTGATGTTATAAAATGGACGGTGTATCCCAACGGAACGCTTAATCTTTACGTTGAAATTAAAGGGAAACGTATTGTAGATGGCTATAAAGGAATAACATTTACTTATCCGGAAGAAGAAGTGGCCGGAAAGAAGTGGCTGGGAGATGGCCCATATCGTGTTTGGCGTAACCGCATGAAAGGAACAAAATTCCGGGTTTGGGAAAACGATTACAACAATACTGTCACCGGGGAGTCTGGTTTTGTTTATCCTGAATTTAAAGGATTCTTTTCGCGTTTGTATTGGGCAAAAATTAAGGGTAAAAACAACAATGGTTTTACGGTTTACTGTAATAGCTCAAACGTTTTTCTGAGAATGCTAACTCCTCAGGCTTGGACCGACCCAAAACGAGCAACGCCGGTAATGGATTTCCCTGAAGGAAATATTTCGTTTGTTTTTAATATTCCGGGTATCGGTACAAAATTTCAAACAGCTGAAACATCAGGGCCGCAAGGACATGCTGAAAATTACTTTGGCAATTACGATGATCCGCTTGTAATTGATTTAACATTTGAGTTTTAG
- a CDS encoding family 43 glycosylhydrolase — translation MNNKIYWIILFSLLAAACEQKKETTNAGENLVTEDFPFHISYEKPDRPLSAAVERIYDAYEHIRPEAMELYSQFRYTKLNGFDYNGGDGTITRRDPSKVIFENGKYYVWYTGRKSPVKPVGMSRAKDATDVIPSADWDLADIWYATSEDGFTWEEQGIAVPRPPKPQPGWRSVTTTDILKFKGKYYLYFQAFMEASGLRGDFCPVSVAWADSPDGPWHHTGGVVLPNGPEGSWDQYSIHDPYPLVHDGKIYLYYKGDFDKRPEFNPSKIRMQGLAIAENPLGPFVKHPLNPVINSGHETTLFPFKEGVAAIVQRDGQEHNTIQYAKDWVNFEIAAITELLPVAAGPFVPDAFADTKDGRGITWGISHFINAGGNWNHTILTRFDCDLSQDVDDQDMKGHYYQHSPEFHWKHGLNEKQKERIQKQTEELKNNQ, via the coding sequence ATGAATAATAAAATTTATTGGATAATTCTATTTAGTCTGTTAGCTGCAGCTTGTGAACAAAAGAAGGAAACTACTAACGCCGGTGAAAACCTTGTTACCGAAGATTTTCCTTTTCATATTTCGTATGAGAAACCAGACCGACCGCTAAGTGCGGCAGTGGAGCGAATCTATGATGCATATGAACACATTCGCCCTGAAGCAATGGAATTGTATTCGCAATTTAGATACACCAAATTAAATGGCTTCGATTACAACGGTGGCGACGGAACAATCACCCGACGCGACCCATCGAAAGTAATTTTCGAGAACGGAAAATATTACGTTTGGTACACCGGTCGTAAATCGCCTGTAAAGCCTGTGGGAATGTCACGCGCAAAAGATGCCACTGATGTAATTCCTTCGGCTGATTGGGATTTAGCCGATATCTGGTATGCTACTTCCGAAGACGGTTTTACCTGGGAAGAACAGGGAATTGCCGTTCCGCGTCCGCCAAAGCCACAACCCGGCTGGCGTTCGGTTACCACCACCGACATCCTAAAATTCAAAGGGAAATATTACCTGTACTTTCAGGCTTTTATGGAAGCCAGTGGTTTGCGTGGCGACTTTTGTCCGGTGTCGGTTGCGTGGGCAGACTCACCCGACGGTCCATGGCACCATACAGGCGGCGTTGTGCTTCCCAATGGCCCGGAAGGCTCATGGGACCAATATTCCATTCACGATCCTTATCCACTGGTACACGATGGTAAAATCTACTTGTACTACAAAGGCGATTTTGATAAACGCCCCGAGTTTAATCCTTCGAAAATACGAATGCAGGGTTTGGCCATTGCCGAAAACCCGCTTGGGCCTTTTGTTAAACATCCGCTTAATCCGGTAATCAATTCAGGACATGAAACAACGCTTTTTCCGTTTAAAGAGGGAGTCGCGGCCATTGTTCAGCGCGATGGACAAGAGCACAACACCATTCAATATGCCAAAGACTGGGTGAACTTTGAAATTGCCGCCATTACCGAATTGCTTCCGGTGGCTGCCGGGCCTTTTGTGCCCGATGCTTTTGCCGACACCAAGGATGGACGCGGGATTACCTGGGGAATATCGCATTTTATTAATGCAGGCGGAAACTGGAACCACACTATACTTACCCGTTTCGATTGCGATTTAAGCCAAGATGTAGATGACCAGGACATGAAAGGACACTATTACCAACACAGCCCCGAGTTTCATTGGAAACATGGCTTAAATGAGAAGCAGAAAGAACGTATTCAAAAGCAAACTGAGGAACTTAAAAACAATCAGTAA
- a CDS encoding alpha-L-fucosidase translates to MKINRLTIVVLCLITGVSCILPENNQVKEFEPTFESLSKHKAAPEWFADAKLGMYFHWGPYSVPAYGSAWYPCNMYIKGSDVNKFHEKNFGPIEEFGYEDFIPMFTAEHFDAEDWADLFQTTGAKFAGPVAQHHDGFAMWDSKVNPWNALEMGPKRDIVGELFESLRKRDIKTLATFHHARNGQRNANTPEYWGRNGFNSHYPYHPDLPTATTDPKLRKLFGNWENIEDFNQYWLDQVEEVVDKYNPDILWYDSWLNMIPEEKINEMLAYHFNSGLKNNQEVVVCSKHQDIPLEIGIDDLEQGGRRDIYPLPWMTDITLSQSKWMYVEGETYKDAALVVRNMIDVWSKNGTVLLNISPRADGVINQEQRDILKKIGDWMKVHGEAVYGTRPFKIFGYGTATADDASHDGQSAKVKYTANDVRYTVAKDKKSMYVFFLGVPEGGEQIKMRTIGGFHRNLPPSPIKNIKLLETGQNIEWKLTPQTLIINMPEVEYNPIASVLKLELE, encoded by the coding sequence ATGAAAATAAATAGACTTACCATCGTTGTATTGTGTTTAATTACAGGTGTTTCATGTATTCTACCTGAAAATAATCAGGTAAAAGAATTCGAGCCAACTTTCGAATCCCTTTCAAAACACAAAGCCGCCCCCGAATGGTTTGCCGATGCCAAGCTGGGAATGTATTTCCACTGGGGGCCATACAGTGTGCCTGCCTATGGTAGCGCCTGGTACCCGTGTAACATGTACATAAAGGGCAGCGATGTAAACAAATTTCACGAAAAGAATTTTGGGCCGATAGAGGAGTTTGGATACGAAGACTTTATTCCGATGTTTACTGCCGAACATTTTGATGCTGAGGATTGGGCTGATTTATTTCAAACAACAGGAGCAAAGTTTGCTGGGCCTGTAGCACAGCACCACGATGGTTTTGCCATGTGGGACAGCAAAGTAAATCCATGGAATGCGCTTGAAATGGGGCCCAAACGCGATATTGTTGGCGAGTTGTTCGAGTCGCTTCGAAAAAGGGATATTAAAACTCTGGCAACCTTTCACCACGCCCGCAACGGCCAGCGTAATGCCAATACGCCTGAATATTGGGGACGTAATGGATTTAACAGCCATTATCCTTACCACCCCGATTTACCCACGGCAACTACCGACCCCAAACTGCGAAAGTTATTTGGCAACTGGGAAAACATTGAAGATTTTAACCAATACTGGCTCGACCAGGTGGAAGAAGTGGTTGATAAATATAATCCTGATATTCTTTGGTACGACTCGTGGTTAAACATGATTCCCGAGGAAAAAATAAATGAAATGCTTGCCTACCATTTTAACAGCGGGCTAAAAAATAATCAGGAAGTTGTGGTTTGCAGCAAGCACCAGGACATTCCGCTGGAAATTGGCATTGACGACCTTGAACAAGGCGGCCGCCGCGATATTTATCCTTTACCCTGGATGACCGACATAACCTTAAGCCAGAGCAAATGGATGTATGTGGAAGGCGAAACCTACAAAGATGCAGCTTTGGTGGTACGCAATATGATTGATGTTTGGAGTAAAAATGGTACTGTACTACTCAACATTTCGCCCCGGGCCGATGGTGTAATTAACCAGGAACAGCGCGATATTTTGAAAAAAATTGGCGATTGGATGAAAGTTCATGGCGAAGCTGTTTACGGCACACGCCCATTCAAAATATTCGGTTACGGTACTGCAACAGCCGACGATGCTTCGCACGATGGGCAATCTGCTAAGGTGAAATACACTGCAAATGATGTGCGCTACACGGTTGCGAAAGACAAAAAATCGATGTATGTGTTCTTTTTAGGCGTACCCGAAGGTGGAGAACAAATTAAAATGCGCACAATTGGAGGTTTTCATCGTAACCTGCCGCCATCGCCAATTAAAAACATAAAGCTATTGGAAACGGGGCAGAATATTGAATGGAAATTAACACCACAAACTTTGATAATTAACATGCCGGAGGTGGAGTATAATCCGATTGCTTCTGTGTTGAAGTTGGAATTGGAATAA
- a CDS encoding glycosyl hydrolase family 28-related protein: protein MKNIFKLILMFLVSFSVINAKAQTSPFLNIMDFGAKGDGKTDDTPALLKAMEAATKTEGTVYFPHGNYCIHPVEVPSHITLLGYSAWSYANKDKKDDDFIGKTILTALSGEARALLDLGSNRGTRIFGLTLDGKNLGEGMHGIYCRHLGCEQNNCIEDCRIQNFSGSGIRLERSWVFSVRRNLLMFNGEHGIDLTGGYDGWVIDNQLTANKGYGLFARGKAKEGMSEEQINDLKFFGTASVMVTANRIEWNKKGGIYLNGSNSMQITGCAIDHNFGPGLKISNGTAHTVSGNLFRSSGVDAKGDECSQIWLENVKGASVTGNSIWGWYNRKEYKFSYPYPFYGIIAKNLKGCVISQNAMYHSSSKEGVSDRGGNESSIIKDNAYVKPEIEETEGGFRVIK from the coding sequence ATGAAAAATATATTCAAACTAATACTTATGTTTCTTGTTTCGTTTTCGGTAATAAACGCCAAAGCTCAAACAAGTCCTTTTCTGAATATTATGGATTTTGGAGCCAAAGGCGATGGAAAAACCGACGACACTCCGGCTTTATTAAAAGCTATGGAGGCTGCCACCAAAACAGAAGGGACAGTATATTTTCCACACGGAAATTATTGCATCCATCCGGTTGAAGTGCCAAGCCATATCACGCTTTTGGGGTACTCGGCCTGGAGTTATGCCAACAAAGACAAAAAAGACGATGATTTTATAGGTAAAACAATTTTAACCGCACTTTCGGGCGAGGCACGTGCTTTGCTCGACTTGGGGAGTAACCGTGGTACACGCATTTTCGGCTTAACGCTCGATGGTAAAAATCTTGGAGAAGGAATGCACGGAATTTATTGTCGCCATTTGGGGTGCGAACAGAATAATTGCATTGAAGATTGCCGCATTCAGAATTTCAGTGGCTCAGGAATCCGCCTGGAACGTTCGTGGGTATTTTCGGTACGCCGAAATTTGCTGATGTTTAATGGCGAACACGGAATTGACCTGACTGGTGGCTATGATGGCTGGGTTATCGACAACCAGCTAACCGCTAACAAAGGCTACGGACTGTTTGCCCGAGGTAAGGCCAAAGAGGGCATGAGCGAAGAACAAATTAATGACCTGAAGTTTTTTGGAACAGCATCGGTAATGGTAACCGCCAACCGCATTGAATGGAATAAAAAAGGAGGTATCTACCTAAATGGCTCAAACTCCATGCAAATTACGGGTTGTGCCATCGACCATAATTTTGGCCCCGGTTTAAAAATATCAAATGGAACAGCGCATACCGTTTCAGGTAATTTATTCCGCAGCAGTGGCGTTGATGCCAAAGGCGATGAGTGCTCACAAATTTGGCTCGAAAACGTTAAAGGTGCATCGGTAACAGGCAATAGTATTTGGGGTTGGTACAATCGCAAAGAATACAAATTTTCATATCCATATCCGTTTTACGGAATCATTGCCAAAAACTTAAAGGGCTGTGTTATCTCGCAAAACGCAATGTATCATAGCTCAAGCAAAGAAGGCGTTAGCGACCGCGGAGGAAATGAAAGTTCAATAATAAAGGATAATGCCTATGTTAAACCTGAAATTGAAGAGACAGAAGGTGGTTTTAGGGTGATAAAATAA